From Aurantimicrobium sp. INA4, one genomic window encodes:
- a CDS encoding DUF3566 domain-containing protein — MSSSMADKLKSKLPQKGEKAPKGPEAKQVRLKLVYVDFMSALKLSFLLGVAQFIVVVIGTFLIYLVFVQTGIFETANSVAGEVLGSGSGFDLNSVASIGRTVGAAAAVGLVNLIVITVLGAICAVLYNAAAKITGGLSVGFTNQQ, encoded by the coding sequence ATGAGTAGCTCCATGGCAGACAAGCTCAAGAGCAAACTCCCCCAAAAGGGAGAAAAGGCACCGAAAGGCCCTGAGGCTAAGCAGGTTCGACTCAAGCTTGTTTATGTTGATTTCATGTCAGCGCTCAAGCTGTCTTTCCTTCTCGGAGTGGCTCAGTTCATTGTTGTCGTCATCGGCACCTTCCTGATTTACCTCGTCTTTGTTCAGACCGGCATCTTCGAAACCGCCAACAGTGTTGCTGGTGAAGTCCTCGGTAGTGGCAGTGGTTTTGATCTGAACTCTGTCGCATCCATTGGTAGGACCGTCGGTGCAGCAGCAGCTGTTGGCCTGGTAAACCTGATTGTCATTACTGTTCTGGGTGCTATCTGCGCTGTTCTCTACAACGCAGCTGCAAAGATCACTGGCGGTCTTTCCGTCGGATTCACCAACCAGCAGTAA